A window of Rhododendron vialii isolate Sample 1 chromosome 11a, ASM3025357v1 genomic DNA:
GACAATTTCCAACAACTTGTTTCTAAAGGCGGCGGGTGGTCGCCAGATTTTCTGGCGCCAGTCTGTTGTTTTTGTGATTGGCGGGGTGTTTCGTTAGCCATAAAAAGTGGCACAAGTTTGTAGCGTATTTTAGCGTCCATTGGAGTACTTCTTCGGTAGTACTTGGCACTTGTCAAAGTGCGCGTGGCCTTGCGGCTAGAAaaacgcctctctctctccaaatttattCGGTTGCAGACAAAAGTAAAAGAGTACAGTACTGTGTATGAAATCCATATAATTCTCTCCATAAATATCCATCCCTAATCCTACACGCTATCCGTATTTTCCACACTCTGAAAAAGCATCTACCagcttttcttttactttctcAACTCGCTCTTGCAAGCATTTGATCCTGCTTTCTCCAACCCATCGATCCAAGGTTTGATCTCTGAATCTTTTACGATCATCGTTCAGTAATCCTAACGAACAATTTTACTTCTGATTATCTGGCGTAGTTAACTGGAAATTAGCTTGTTCCCTTTAATTTCTGTTTGTACTCCATTTATAACCCCCTTGTCAGCTCCCTTATCAGTGGTAACTTTTCTTTCGTCCTTTTGGCTTGCATATCATCTGGGATTGGGATTTAGTGGGATTTCTCGATAGTTCCATATGCCCATGTAGTATGATTTGATTGTTCAAACATGGTTTtcatatatttatttatgtatatctaagattttttttttttttaaacgtctAGCTTCAGCATCACCTGTGATGTAAAGGGATTTGTTGTCCTTTCAGATACCCACATAAAATTCTTTTTGGATGTGCACGAGTTGTGCAATGGTTGAATTCTTCTACTTTTATGTATCATCATTTTAGCAAACCACGACAGAATGGTTTTATCCCCTAATACTGCATCTGCTGTTGAAAGTTTTTGAATGAGTGTGTACATACAGTGTAGAAACATAGACCTTTTTGATTAGTCCGGCTAACCGCTAATGAGGGGAATCAGGggatacatacatatatatatatagtttcaaAAGATGATTAGTAATTTCATTGGATTTTTAGTGAGGAAACTACCAATTTCCTAAGGGATTGTATAGCCCatgtttttttgggtgagaTTGTCGATCCTATAAGTAATCCCTCAGCATTGCAATGCTTGAATGCGCCCTCCACGGTATTTTAAAAGATATCCCCTGTTTATTCCGGCCAATCCAACGGGCCCATAGTTCCTGTGAAGCCACTCTGATCACGAGTTCTATCTTCTCATCAATTACTTAGGGGACTCATGATTTCAATAGGAGATTTCTAGTCCAACTGCAGTAAGCACCTCTTGGTATTTAGTGGCTCTTCATAGAATTACCTTGTGTTGGTCTATATTTTGAAATGGATGCCTCCACTTTCAGACAACGTTATGATAGAAAAGAAAACTGTAAAAACTAAAGCCAACTGGAAAAGACCCAAAACAGGTTATAAATTTTGCATAGTTAGCGTTTTAAATCACCAGCCTTTTTCCGAAGTGAGTAACCATATTCTAATTTAGTGAACTCGGTGCTGGTGTTTTCGTAACATTTAGGAGGTGAAGTGGTGAACTGAGAGCTTTGTGGTTCATTTAGGGTTGCATGTTAAACAAGGTGatgattttgtttgtaaaagaCTCGCAAAAATATATAAGTTACATATAAACATGATTATTGCTTACTTAAATCGGATAAGAAAATAAGCTTGCTTTTACCTCGTAACTAGGGGTTTTGTGCAACATATTCTTCATTCTTCTGCGTAGCAAATAAGTCTGAAATTTGAAGTCCCTTGTCAGGCTGGATTATCAAATCTATGATTATGaggacccttttttttttttttgggatatttgTTTACTTTTATTTTGAGTCTAGCATCAACATTTCACagctttctttctattttccagAATTTCTTGCTTTTGATGCATGCCCAGGGTCCCTTGAACTTGCCTTCTGTTATTATCTGGCCAGGGAATTCTCTAAGATGACGCACAACTATCTTTTGGGGGCTCTCTGTATTCTTGTTTTGACATGCTCTTTAGTTCCCGCTTCCTCTGATGGTTTAGTGAGAGTTGGTTTGAATAAGAGACCCTTAGATCTTCGTGGCATTAAGGCCGCCAAGATGGCAAGACTGCATGGTGAACAAGGGAAGGGTTTAAATAGCATGCGCCATGATGAATCTGATCTCGATATATTATCTCTGAAGAATTATATGGATGCCCAATATTATGGAGAGATTAGCGTGGGGTCGCCCCCACAGAAATTCACTGTCATATTTGATACTGGCAGTTCCAATCTCTGGATTCCCTCGTCAAAGTGCATTTTTTCTGTGAGTGCTTGAAGTTTAGTTTTGCTAACTCATGGTTTCTTTCTTATTGGAATAagcaaaaataatacttactcaacaatccaaacacaacctctcacatacatgtgggctccacacacactactatgtgtgggccccacatgtatgtgagaggttatGTAAgaagttgtgtttggattattgtgTGAGTAACATTGTTGTTGGAATAAGTATaactaattaatgaaaattaattGCAGATTGCTTGCTTATTCCATCCTAAGTACAAGCACAAGAAGTCCAAAACATATCAAGAAATTGGTAAATTTGTCATCCTATTGTCTTTAGTTTCAAATTGTTGATTAATGTTTGGTCTGGACATTGTTGAGTCCCAACCCACAATTTTGTCTGACACAAGAAATTCCCGACCTTCCTGATCAGTTTTTGCTCAAATTGCTTTTATTGATATTTGTAACTCAGGCAAATCTTGTGCAATACACTATGGGTCTGGATTAGTTTCTGGCTTCCTTAGTCAAGATAACGTTGAAGTGGGCGATCTTGTGGTCCACAATCAAGTGAGctcttttattttgtatttttgaagCTCTaatgttaatttttaatttttttgctctgCTTTTGGCTAAACACGTGCTTAACTTTTTCAGGTTTTCATGGAGGCTACAAGAGAAGGAAGTCTTACGTTTGTTGTGGGAAAGTTTGATGGAATACTTGGGCTTGGCTTCCAGGAAATTTCAGTCGGGGATGTAGTGCCAGTCTGGTATTATTTTGCAACTTTTGCCACTTCTATGTTTTATGACTTGTGAGAACAGTTCAACCGCTTAATCTTCTGTATTTTAGTGTCTTATAGACACATTCTTGATGAAACTGCAGGTATAATATGATGGAACAAGGTCTTGTGCAAGAGGAAGTCTTCTCTTTTTGGCTTAATAGGGATCAGTATGCAAAAGACGGTGGGGAGCTTGTTTTTGGTGGCGTTGATGAAAAGCACTTCAAGGGGAAGCATACCTATGTTCCCGTCACTCAAAAAGGTTACTGGCAGGTGGGTGAAGATTAATGTTTCCAACACCCTTTGTTCTACTTCATTGGgtgttttatttgattttcgcCAAGAGGAGAAAGTTGATTTATttgtcttctttgttttttcagttTGAAATGGATGATTTTCTCATTGGAAACCTTTCAACAGGTGATTTTTTTGGTGATACATATGTAAACCAAGTGTTAGAATATAACTGTGTGAAGGACTCAGAATTATGTGCCTTTCTATATTTTCGCCAGGTTTTTGTGAGGGTGGATGTGCTGCTATTGTGGATTCTGGAACATCTTTGCTTGCTGGTCCAACTGTCAGTGTTTCTTTCCTTTTGACAACTGATTTATccctaaaaatgaaaaatagtaCTGCACTTTATGGTCATGAAAATCCTCACTAGTTTGTATTGATTTATCATCTCTATGCTTACGCCCTTTCTTTTAAGTGTAATATTTCTAAATACGCCCATTGACTGCAGACTGTCGTCACCCAAATCAACCATGCCATTGGAGCACAAGGAGTAGTGAGCGTGGAATGCAAACTGGTGGTTTCTGACTATGGAGAAATGATATGGGAGCTTTTGCTAGCGGGGGTTTGTCATTTCTGAAGAGTCTGGTTACCCTATTTACTTCTTTAAGTTTAAGCTGCAGGTCTTAAGCGGTTTAAGTTGATCTGCAGGTACAGCCTGACAAAGTATGTTCACAAGTGGGTCTTTGCTTTTTCAACGGGTCTGGATTAAAAAGGTTAAGTAGTCTTTATTGCCTTACTAAATTGCATTTTTTCTATAGTTCATGCTAGTCTCCTTGGAGACTTCAAAGCGCTCGGTTGGGTGGAGTATTGTGTTAGCCAAAGCAAATGTTAGATCGTGCAACTAGTGTTTTCTCTCGTACTCTGGTTCACTTTCCTCACGTGCTTCCATTCGTGGGAGCACGTTTTGTAAAATGAATTGTTGTTTCTAGTGCTTAATTActgggttttgagcaaacacTGAAGTCGAGGTTTCAGCTGAGCTTTGTTTAGGGAGGTATCTATTTCCCCTGACTCTGAGAAAATCCTTTTGCTCATGATTTTAGttagtttggtttgggttttaagggaggtttttggagtaataattggagatagatAAATAGAGATAATTTATTGGGACTCTGCATAGAAAGAGAGGTtgggttttgagacccaaaacaaacatattTGTGTTCCTCACTCTATCTATTCGTCGATGATTCTGCGGTCTCGGTGCTTGGAACTTGTGGCCAAAAATGAACTTGAGGTGATGCTTCACTCTTTGCAGTGCTAATATTGAGATGGTggttgaagaagaaaacaaggagAGAGCTCCCCCCGGTCATGACCTTGTATGCACTGCTTGTGAGATGCTTGTTGTTTGGATCCGGAACCAGCTGAAACAACAGGAAACAAAGGAGAGAGTGCTTGATTATGTGAATCAGGTTATTTATCACCCAAATGCAACATCTATGTTTCCCAATCGGCGCTTAGCTATTGCGTTTAGACGTAATATTTTCCTGTTTAACAGCTCTGCGAGAGTCTGCCCAGTCCAATGGGAGAATCAGCAATCGACTGCAATATCCTGTCGAAGATGCCAAATGTTACATTCACTATTGGAAGTAGAGATTTTACCCTCACCCCTGAGCAGGTCTGATTTTAGGACTTTTCTTGAAGCTTTTATTTACAGAATCTTTAGCGGTCTGGTTTCTTTTTGTCTATTATGCTTTCCTTACCTAAATGCATTTATGTTGATAGATTTTGAATCTTGGGAAACCTGGATCAGGGTTGATCAACATATTTAGATTTCGTATGGAATTTATATTTTAGAAACGACACGAGGTCCTTTGTTCCCATTCTGAATGCACTCTGGAGTCATAGCTGCATGATCGTGCCTTGAGTTTTGGGTATTAATGGAATCATGCTGATGGAAGTGCATTAGGGACGGGAAAATGCTTCTCTGTAAAGCTTCACGTAGACATACTCTTTTAGTCATACTGTGGTTGTATCAGCCATAGTTATACAGTGGGGGGTAATACTCGAGAGTCGAGATTAATAATGTAGAGTGGTTGATAGATAAAGGACTCTTTTGAATGAGTAGATCTACCCTAGAAGTGTAAAGGAAATAGCTAAACGGAGGCACAAAAGGTTTTATCTTCTTGCCTAGCAATTGGTATTTCCCTTGTTCAGGCTAATTTCTcaatttgtatttttatcttttgttcAGTAATTTCTCAATCTTTTAACTCAGTGACTGCTTTATTTTTTCCAGTATATTCTGAAAACTGAAGAAGGCCCGACTTCTGTCTGCCTCAGTGGCTTTATTGCTTTGGATGTGCCTCCACCTCGTGGTCCTCTGTGGTATGTTCTCTTGGATCTACTAGCCTTAATGTTTAAATCTGCAACCgtgaaaattaaagcaaaataaaaatcataaatatCTTCAACattatgtttttgttggtggttttcaaaaacagtttgcCACAaccatagttgttaaaaacctaAGATACATGAtacgtatcctacgatttgTATCGTATATGTATCCcaccctgtttttttttttttgtatagaaatcttACGATATAACCGCGTATCCTACGATTTATACGCATATTCTAATTTGGTAAATATCCTACGATTACTTATTGAGAAAAAATTAGACCTCATTTCAGGAAGAGGAACCCCAAATGCATTTATCGCACCTTTCAAACCATTTAATAGAAATTCAACTTCAATGTAGGACTTATATAGAAGAAAGAATCATACTTTGATTTTGCCTAACTTTTTTTTGCCTAACAAAGGGAAAATAGAAAACCTTAATGTAATaggccccaattttttttttggatagttGTTTCCATTGATAAACTGAATAATGtgaaaacaatcaaaaagcaCGTCCATCCTTTGTCAAAGAGCTCCAgttgagagacttgaaattttgcgtctagaatctttttttttttttttgaaataagcATAGTTGGTTGGTAATATTAGATGTATTtactttttaattgtatattaattatgattaatgTTGTTGAatcataaactaaatttagtatttttgcACAATAAAGTTA
This region includes:
- the LOC131308737 gene encoding aspartic proteinase A1-like — encoded protein: MTHNYLLGALCILVLTCSLVPASSDGLVRVGLNKRPLDLRGIKAAKMARLHGEQGKGLNSMRHDESDLDILSLKNYMDAQYYGEISVGSPPQKFTVIFDTGSSNLWIPSSKCIFSIACLFHPKYKHKKSKTYQEIGKSCAIHYGSGLVSGFLSQDNVEVGDLVVHNQVFMEATREGSLTFVVGKFDGILGLGFQEISVGDVVPVWYNMMEQGLVQEEVFSFWLNRDQYAKDGGELVFGGVDEKHFKGKHTYVPVTQKGYWQFEMDDFLIGNLSTGFCEGGCAAIVDSGTSLLAGPTTVVTQINHAIGAQGVVSVECKLVVSDYGEMIWELLLAGVQPDKVCSQVGLCFFNGSGLKSANIEMVVEEENKERAPPGHDLVCTACEMLVVWIRNQLKQQETKERVLDYVNQLCESLPSPMGESAIDCNILSKMPNVTFTIGSRDFTLTPEQYILKTEEGPTSVCLSGFIALDVPPPRGPLWILGDVFMGAYHTVFDYGNLQVGFAEAV